The Collimonas sp. PA-H2 genome includes a window with the following:
- a CDS encoding chitin-binding protein, whose amino-acid sequence MKTRIVSTVLCSAIGSMLAGCGDGGSSDAGSASQKQIAATGKASAPACAPAWNASTIYVGGNSASANSTNYTANWWTQGNDPVTDSGASGSGKPWTSAGVCGSGTPTPPPVTPPPVNPPPTTPGSTTGAINYHLLLGAGSAQDQLVLDGGNYNDLIMSNIIAGVMYGHLVQQYYPGMQFQKDYMYGSIMGQLLQENIETGLYASSGSLIDPSPDQQAVMGAGQGGPYQINNYAADMVSGSYAPAGHSLINYVAIQKNIGYTMATAAQQYTKVTPPSFNNKYYGPMLTAYFHYNDFVALILTGKGTGGWTTPWQPYYDNTLANFTKLPGNFLDVLLNVAYNQGYYGTLMTSYSKLGATATAATVSSVNAYSSVWGATDTYQQYPYQVRYYLDQLYGNPIPTTSATTFTMPANHVAFNMPALETVFSNVFQTLAYVNSSGTSVYISAAQAQTAFNSALASVGVTTSATLDLSNAANRAQIFSILEKAIGNLETNLNTKFSATTNSQL is encoded by the coding sequence ATGAAAACAAGAATAGTCAGCACCGTGCTGTGCAGCGCGATCGGCAGCATGCTGGCAGGTTGCGGCGACGGCGGTTCGAGCGATGCCGGCAGCGCCAGCCAGAAGCAGATTGCCGCCACCGGCAAGGCCAGCGCGCCGGCCTGCGCTCCCGCCTGGAACGCCAGCACCATTTATGTCGGCGGCAACAGCGCCAGCGCCAACAGCACCAACTACACCGCCAACTGGTGGACCCAGGGCAACGATCCGGTTACCGACAGCGGCGCCAGCGGCAGCGGCAAACCGTGGACGTCCGCCGGCGTATGCGGCAGCGGCACGCCCACCCCGCCGCCGGTCACGCCGCCGCCGGTGAATCCGCCGCCAACCACCCCTGGCAGCACCACCGGCGCCATCAACTATCACCTGCTGCTGGGCGCCGGCAGCGCCCAGGACCAGCTGGTGCTGGATGGCGGCAACTACAATGACCTGATCATGTCGAACATCATCGCCGGCGTCATGTACGGCCACCTGGTGCAGCAATACTATCCGGGCATGCAGTTCCAGAAGGACTACATGTACGGCTCGATCATGGGCCAGCTGCTGCAGGAAAATATCGAGACTGGGCTGTACGCCAGCAGCGGCAGCCTGATCGATCCATCGCCGGACCAGCAAGCCGTGATGGGCGCCGGCCAGGGCGGACCCTACCAGATCAACAACTACGCCGCCGACATGGTTTCCGGCTCCTATGCGCCGGCCGGCCATTCGCTGATCAACTACGTCGCCATCCAGAAGAACATCGGCTACACCATGGCCACCGCGGCCCAGCAGTACACCAAGGTGACGCCGCCTTCGTTCAACAATAAATACTACGGGCCGATGCTGACCGCGTATTTCCATTACAACGACTTTGTCGCCCTGATCCTCACCGGCAAGGGCACCGGCGGCTGGACGACGCCGTGGCAGCCTTACTATGACAATACGCTGGCCAACTTCACCAAGCTGCCTGGCAATTTCCTGGATGTCTTGCTGAATGTCGCCTACAACCAGGGTTACTACGGCACCCTGATGACCAGCTACAGCAAACTGGGAGCGACGGCGACCGCAGCGACGGTCAGCAGCGTCAACGCCTACAGCTCAGTGTGGGGCGCGACCGACACTTATCAGCAATATCCGTATCAGGTGCGCTATTACCTCGACCAGCTGTACGGCAACCCGATCCCGACCACCAGCGCCACTACCTTCACGATGCCGGCCAACCATGTCGCCTTCAACATGCCGGCGCTGGAAACCGTGTTCTCGAACGTGTTCCAGACGCTGGCGTATGTCAACAGCTCAGGGACCTCGGTCTACATTTCAGCGGCGCAGGCGCAAACCGCGTTCAACAGCGCCCTGGCCAGCGTCGGCGTGACCACCAGCGCCACGCTGGACTTGAGCAACGCCGCCAACCGGGCGCAAATCTTCAGCATCCTGGAAAAGGCAATCGGCAACCTGGAAACCAATCTGAACACCAAGTTCAGCGCCACCACAAATTCCCAACTGTAA